Proteins encoded in a region of the Megalops cyprinoides isolate fMegCyp1 chromosome 3, fMegCyp1.pri, whole genome shotgun sequence genome:
- the kcnip1b gene encoding Kv channel-interacting protein 1b isoform X2: MGIVMGTFSMQTKQVSYRKDKVDDELEMTMVCHRPEGLEQLEAQTNFTKRELQVLYRGFKNECPSGVVNEETFKQIYSQFFPHGDASTYAHYLFNAFDSTHNGSIKFEDFVMGLSILLRGTVREKLQWTFNLYDINRDGYISKEEMTQIVTAIYDMMGKYTYPALKGDVPRQHVDAFFQKMDKNKDGVVTLEEFILACQEDETMMRSLQLFENVM, encoded by the exons ATAAGGTGGATGATGAGCTGGAGATGACCATGGTGTGTCACCGGCCAGAGGGGTTGGAGCAGCTGGAAGCCCAGACCAACTTCACCAAGAGAGAGTTGCAAGTGCTGTACCGTGGTTTCAAGAAC GAGTGTCCGAGTGGCGTAGTGAATGAGGAGACCTTTAAACAGATATACTCTCAGTTCTTTCCTCATGGAG ATGCCAGCACATATGCGCATTATCTCTTCAATGCCTTTGACTCCACCCACAATGGTTCCATCAAGTTTGAG gaTTTTGTCATGGGTCTCTCTATCCTGCTGAGGGGGACAGTAAGGGAGAAACTGCAATGGACCTTCAACCTGTATGATATTAACAGAGACGGCTACATCAgcaaggag gaaatgacacagaTTGTGACAGCCATCTATGACATGATGGGGAAGTATACCTATCCCGCGCTTAAAGGAGACGTACCAAGGCAACATGTGGACGCTTTCTTTCAG AAAATGGACAAGAACAAAGATGGAGTGGTCACTTTGGAGGAGTTCATTTTAGCCTGTCAGGAG GATGAAACCATGATGAGATCCCTGCAGCTCTTTGAGAATGTTATGTAG
- the kcnip1b gene encoding Kv channel-interacting protein 1b isoform X3 translates to MGAVVGTLTMQTKQRRPSRDKVDDELEMTMVCHRPEGLEQLEAQTNFTKRELQVLYRGFKNECPSGVVNEETFKQIYSQFFPHGDASTYAHYLFNAFDSTHNGSIKFEDFVMGLSILLRGTVREKLQWTFNLYDINRDGYISKEEMTQIVTAIYDMMGKYTYPALKGDVPRQHVDAFFQKMDKNKDGVVTLEEFILACQEDETMMRSLQLFENVM, encoded by the exons ATAAGGTGGATGATGAGCTGGAGATGACCATGGTGTGTCACCGGCCAGAGGGGTTGGAGCAGCTGGAAGCCCAGACCAACTTCACCAAGAGAGAGTTGCAAGTGCTGTACCGTGGTTTCAAGAAC GAGTGTCCGAGTGGCGTAGTGAATGAGGAGACCTTTAAACAGATATACTCTCAGTTCTTTCCTCATGGAG ATGCCAGCACATATGCGCATTATCTCTTCAATGCCTTTGACTCCACCCACAATGGTTCCATCAAGTTTGAG gaTTTTGTCATGGGTCTCTCTATCCTGCTGAGGGGGACAGTAAGGGAGAAACTGCAATGGACCTTCAACCTGTATGATATTAACAGAGACGGCTACATCAgcaaggag gaaatgacacagaTTGTGACAGCCATCTATGACATGATGGGGAAGTATACCTATCCCGCGCTTAAAGGAGACGTACCAAGGCAACATGTGGACGCTTTCTTTCAG AAAATGGACAAGAACAAAGATGGAGTGGTCACTTTGGAGGAGTTCATTTTAGCCTGTCAGGAG GATGAAACCATGATGAGATCCCTGCAGCTCTTTGAGAATGTTATGTAG